From Deinococcus aquiradiocola, a single genomic window includes:
- a CDS encoding glycerol-3-phosphate dehydrogenase/oxidase yields the protein MTQPTTPTRQDTLRQIQDTQTWDVLVIGGGASGLGTAVEAASRGYRTLLLEAHDYAKGTSSRSTKLVHGGVRYLAQGNVSLVREALHERGLLKQNAPHLVRDLGFLIAAYTWWSAPFYGIGLKMYDLLAGKLNLQNSRYINKQEALKRTPTLRKQGLKGGILYFDGQFDDSRLAITLMRTLQDHGGVTLNHAPVTALHKNAAGKVDGATFRDSETGQEHRVSARVVVNATGVFVDAVRRMDDASAKDMLSPSQGVHVVVDRKFLPGDSAIMVPRTDDGRVLFAVPWHDHVVIGTTDTPVPEASLEPRPLPEEVEFILKTAAQYMDPAPTRADVRSVYVGLRPLVKAAEGTDTKALSRDHVIRISDSGLITLTGGKWTTYRRMGEDTVNRAARQAGLPERLTVTPALHLHGWTTDTLDQHWRVYGTDAARIRELEGAGTPLHPDLPYTEAEVRWAARFEQARTVEDILSRRLRALLLNARASSESAPRVAEILAEELGQDAAWQAKQVSEYTTLAQQYQL from the coding sequence ATGACCCAACCCACCACCCCCACCCGCCAGGACACCCTCCGCCAGATTCAGGACACCCAGACCTGGGACGTCCTCGTGATCGGCGGCGGCGCCAGCGGCCTCGGCACCGCCGTCGAAGCGGCCAGCCGCGGCTACCGCACCCTGCTCCTCGAAGCGCACGACTACGCCAAAGGCACCAGCAGCCGCAGCACCAAACTCGTGCACGGCGGCGTCCGCTACCTCGCGCAGGGCAACGTCTCCCTCGTCCGTGAGGCCCTCCACGAACGCGGCCTGCTCAAACAGAACGCCCCGCACCTCGTCCGCGACCTCGGCTTCCTGATCGCCGCGTACACCTGGTGGAGCGCCCCCTTCTACGGCATCGGCCTCAAGATGTACGACCTGCTCGCCGGGAAACTCAACCTCCAGAACAGCCGCTACATCAACAAGCAGGAAGCCCTGAAACGCACCCCCACCCTCCGCAAACAGGGCCTCAAGGGCGGCATCCTGTACTTCGACGGGCAGTTCGACGACTCGCGCCTCGCCATCACCCTCATGCGCACCCTGCAGGACCACGGCGGCGTCACCCTCAACCACGCGCCCGTCACGGCCCTCCACAAGAACGCGGCCGGCAAGGTCGACGGCGCCACCTTCCGCGACAGCGAAACCGGCCAGGAGCACCGCGTCTCCGCGCGCGTCGTCGTGAACGCCACCGGCGTCTTCGTGGACGCCGTGCGCCGCATGGACGACGCCTCCGCCAAGGACATGCTCTCGCCCAGCCAGGGCGTGCACGTCGTGGTCGACCGCAAGTTCCTGCCCGGCGACAGCGCCATCATGGTGCCCCGCACCGACGACGGCCGCGTCCTGTTCGCCGTCCCATGGCACGACCACGTCGTGATCGGCACCACCGACACGCCCGTCCCCGAAGCGAGCCTCGAACCGCGCCCCCTGCCGGAAGAGGTGGAATTCATCCTCAAGACCGCCGCGCAGTACATGGACCCCGCCCCCACCCGCGCCGACGTGCGCAGCGTGTACGTCGGCCTGCGCCCCCTCGTGAAGGCCGCCGAAGGCACCGACACCAAGGCCCTCTCGCGCGACCACGTCATCCGCATCTCCGACAGCGGCCTCATCACCCTCACGGGCGGCAAGTGGACCACGTACCGCCGCATGGGCGAAGACACCGTCAACCGCGCCGCACGCCAGGCGGGCCTGCCCGAACGCCTCACCGTCACGCCCGCCCTGCACCTGCACGGCTGGACCACCGACACCCTCGACCAGCACTGGCGCGTGTACGGCACCGACGCCGCCCGCATCCGCGAACTGGAAGGCGCCGGCACGCCCCTGCACCCCGACCTGCCGTACACCGAGGCCGAAGTCCGCTGGGCCGCCCGTTTCGAACAGGCCCGCACCGTGGAGGACATCCTGTCGCGCCGCCTGCGCGCCCTGCTGCTGAACGCCCGCGCCAGCAGCGAGTCCGCCCCACGCGTCGCAGAGATCCTCGCCGAGGAACTCGGGCAGGACGCCGCGTGGCAGGCCAAGCAGGTCAGCGAGTACACCACGCTCGCCCAGCAGTACCAGCTGTAA
- a CDS encoding chromate transporter, whose protein sequence is MSSAVTVFVEFVRLGFLSVGAVNLAAMGQVVVENHHWLTHEQFVQGYALGQLLPGPNILSIILYGHAAAGMTGGIAALLGFFVPPAGAVVAAYVVTQRGSPVLARLYRALLPIGAGLLLAGLAVLARGSVTGPVTALIAVAAFVVTRATRVPPVLAVLTGLALGALLLH, encoded by the coding sequence GTGAGCAGCGCCGTCACCGTGTTCGTGGAGTTCGTGCGGCTCGGCTTCCTGTCGGTCGGGGCCGTGAACCTCGCCGCGATGGGTCAGGTGGTCGTGGAGAACCACCACTGGCTCACGCACGAGCAGTTCGTGCAGGGCTACGCGCTCGGACAGCTGCTGCCCGGCCCGAACATCCTCAGCATCATCCTGTACGGCCACGCGGCCGCCGGCATGACGGGCGGCATTGCGGCCCTGCTGGGCTTCTTCGTGCCGCCCGCAGGCGCGGTCGTGGCAGCCTACGTGGTCACGCAGCGCGGCTCGCCCGTCCTCGCGCGGCTGTACCGTGCACTGCTGCCCATCGGGGCGGGCCTGCTGCTGGCGGGACTGGCGGTCCTGGCGCGCGGCAGCGTGACGGGACCCGTCACCGCCCTGATCGCCGTGGCGGCCTTCGTGGTCACGCGCGCCACACGCGTGCCGCCCGTCCTGGCGGTCCTGACGGGACTGGCCCTCGGCGCGCTGCTGCTGCACTGA
- a CDS encoding MIP/aquaporin family protein has product MKFSAMQEFAAELLGTMVLILFGCGVVAMVVLFASKDPVIPGQIVNGGYTNITLGWGFAVLMGIFMSGAISGAHLNPAVTIALAATGRHPWAKVPHYIAAQFIGAFLGAAIVFAVYHAKWLGFDPALDHTTGIFSTFPAVPGFWPGFIDQVVGTALLMGLILAIGDKLANPAGAAWGALAVAFVVMAIGISFGGMHGYAINPARDLGPRLFAVIAGFKNNGLTDGSGVWLVPVIGPIVGALVGAFIYDFVIGRTLQKAHLSAVGEQGVDPAFNLEQQR; this is encoded by the coding sequence ATGAAATTCAGCGCCATGCAGGAATTCGCCGCCGAACTGCTCGGCACGATGGTCCTCATCCTCTTCGGATGCGGCGTCGTGGCGATGGTGGTTCTCTTCGCCAGCAAGGACCCCGTCATTCCGGGACAGATCGTGAACGGCGGGTACACCAACATCACGCTCGGCTGGGGCTTCGCCGTGCTGATGGGCATCTTCATGTCCGGCGCCATCAGCGGCGCGCACCTCAACCCGGCCGTCACCATCGCCCTTGCCGCGACCGGCCGCCACCCCTGGGCCAAGGTCCCGCACTACATCGCTGCGCAGTTCATCGGCGCGTTCCTCGGGGCCGCCATCGTGTTCGCGGTGTACCACGCCAAATGGCTCGGCTTCGACCCGGCCCTCGACCACACCACCGGCATCTTCAGCACCTTCCCGGCCGTGCCCGGCTTCTGGCCCGGCTTCATCGACCAGGTGGTGGGCACCGCCCTCCTGATGGGCCTGATCCTCGCCATCGGCGACAAGCTCGCCAACCCCGCCGGGGCCGCGTGGGGCGCGCTCGCCGTGGCCTTCGTCGTCATGGCCATCGGCATCAGCTTCGGCGGCATGCACGGCTACGCCATCAACCCCGCCCGTGACCTCGGCCCGCGCCTCTTCGCGGTCATCGCCGGCTTCAAGAACAACGGCCTCACCGACGGCAGCGGCGTGTGGCTCGTCCCGGTCATCGGTCCCATCGTGGGCGCCCTCGTGGGGGCCTTCATCTACGACTTCGTGATCGGCCGCACCCTCCAGAAGGCCCACCTGTCCGCCGTGGGCGAGCAGGGCGTCGACCCGGCCTTCAACCTCGAACAGCAGCGCTGA
- a CDS encoding chromate transporter, with product MAASPVGPAPSRTTPGRARIPLSALFRGFLLASLNAFGGGLNAHLLNLVRREGWLADQEFAEFSTFAQTLPGSNNGNLSALLGYQLRGVPGAAVALTALLLPGSLLMAALAGAYFGGSLATDPHVSGALQGAAAAALGIGASAGLNVLRFTLTHLQATVVAVLTCLLALFVPGGTVIALAVLLPLGVLFGRST from the coding sequence ATGGCGGCCTCCCCTGTCGGCCCCGCGCCTTCCCGGACCACGCCCGGCCGGGCACGGATTCCTCTTTCCGCCCTCTTCCGGGGCTTCCTGCTCGCTAGCCTGAACGCCTTCGGCGGCGGCCTGAACGCGCACCTGCTCAACCTCGTGCGCCGCGAGGGCTGGCTCGCCGATCAGGAATTCGCGGAGTTCAGCACCTTCGCGCAGACGCTGCCCGGCTCGAACAACGGCAACCTCTCCGCGCTGCTCGGGTACCAGCTGCGGGGCGTGCCGGGCGCCGCGGTGGCCCTCACGGCCCTGCTGCTGCCCGGCAGCCTGCTGATGGCGGCCCTGGCGGGCGCGTACTTCGGCGGGAGCCTCGCCACGGACCCGCACGTCAGCGGGGCGCTGCAGGGCGCGGCCGCCGCGGCCCTCGGCATCGGCGCCTCGGCGGGCCTGAATGTCCTGCGCTTCACGCTCACGCACCTGCAGGCGACCGTGGTGGCCGTCCTGACGTGCCTGCTCGCGCTGTTCGTGCCGGGCGGCACCGTGATCGCCCTGGCCGTCCTGCTGCCGCTCGGCGTGCTGTTCGGACGAAGCACGTGA
- a CDS encoding VOC family protein: protein MTTTGTVSPASPAPHLPGGLSVGPVTLGVTDLARSTAFYTQGLGLRVLHSTPDRVTLGVPARPLLTLNARPGRPAPPSSPGLYHLALLLPTRADLGRFVRHMAGLGARLGQGDHLVSEALYLNDPDGHGIEVYRDRPRSEWTWHGTQVEMDSRPVDIQGLLREAGPDAPYAGLPDGTVMGHVHLRVTDLAATEAFYAGVLGFDIVSRFSGQALFVSAGGYHHHLGLNTWQSLGGTRAPAGSAQLERATLVLPDAADLDALAARLAAAGVSHERDDAGLHVQDPAGNPLLFTLA from the coding sequence ATGACCACGACCGGCACTGTCTCCCCCGCCTCCCCCGCCCCGCACCTGCCGGGCGGCCTGAGCGTCGGCCCCGTCACGCTCGGCGTGACCGACCTCGCGCGCAGCACCGCCTTCTACACGCAGGGCCTCGGCCTGCGCGTCCTGCACAGCACGCCTGACCGCGTGACGCTCGGCGTGCCCGCACGACCCCTCCTCACGCTGAACGCCCGCCCCGGACGGCCCGCCCCGCCCAGCAGTCCGGGCCTGTACCACCTCGCGCTGCTGCTCCCCACCCGCGCCGACCTGGGGCGCTTCGTGCGGCACATGGCGGGCCTCGGCGCGCGCCTCGGGCAGGGCGATCACCTCGTCAGCGAGGCGCTGTACCTGAACGACCCGGACGGGCACGGCATCGAGGTGTACCGCGACCGCCCCCGCAGCGAGTGGACGTGGCACGGCACGCAGGTCGAGATGGACTCCAGGCCCGTCGACATCCAGGGCCTGCTGCGCGAGGCCGGACCGGACGCCCCATACGCGGGACTGCCGGACGGGACCGTGATGGGCCACGTGCACCTGCGCGTGACGGACCTCGCCGCCACCGAGGCCTTCTACGCGGGCGTGCTGGGCTTCGACATCGTGAGCCGCTTCTCCGGGCAGGCGCTGTTCGTCTCGGCGGGCGGGTACCACCACCACCTGGGCCTGAACACCTGGCAGAGCCTCGGCGGGACGCGCGCCCCGGCAGGCAGCGCGCAGCTGGAACGCGCCACGCTCGTGCTGCCGGACGCGGCAGACCTGGACGCGCTGGCCGCGCGGCTCGCGGCGGCAGGTGTTTCGCATGAACGGGACGACGCGGGCCTGCACGTGCAGGATCCGGCCGGGAACCCCCTGCTGTTCACACTCGCCTGA
- the glpK gene encoding glycerol kinase GlpK: protein MTNADQFILALDQGTTSSRAIVFDHAGSIRSMAQKEFRQIFPRPGWVEHDANEIWSTQSGVMQEALSGAGIRASDIAAIGITNQRETTVVWDRKTGQPIHNAIVWQDRRTAGYCDELRASGKAEIFQRKTGLVLDAYFSGTKVRWLLDNVEGARARAEAGELAFGTVDSWLVYKLTGGELHITDATNAARTLMYDIHTGQWDDELLEILGVPRAMLPEVRNSSEVYGQTSAGLLGAQVRIAGIAGDQHAATFGQVCLTPGMAKNTYGTGCFMLLNTGDDAVPSQNKLLTTVAWQLDGKRTYALEGSVFVAGAVVQWLRDGLGIIRTSAEVETLAATVDGSDGVYLVPAFVGLGAPYWDSYARGTIVGMTRGTTAAHIARAALESIAFQSAELLEAMQQDSGAKLQELRVDGGGSNNNALMQFQADILGVPVVRPKVTETTALGAAYLAGLAVGFWKDEAELQGQWQVDRRFEPNMSGEERKKRMDTWKRAVKRSMEWEQDA from the coding sequence ATGACCAACGCCGACCAGTTCATCCTCGCGCTCGACCAGGGCACCACCAGCAGCCGCGCCATCGTGTTCGACCACGCGGGCAGCATCCGCAGCATGGCGCAGAAGGAGTTCCGGCAGATCTTCCCGCGCCCCGGCTGGGTCGAGCACGACGCGAACGAGATCTGGAGCACCCAGAGCGGCGTGATGCAGGAAGCCCTGAGCGGCGCGGGCATCCGCGCGAGCGACATCGCCGCCATCGGCATCACCAACCAGCGCGAGACGACCGTCGTGTGGGACCGCAAGACCGGCCAGCCCATCCACAACGCCATCGTGTGGCAGGACCGCCGCACCGCCGGGTACTGCGACGAACTGCGCGCCAGCGGCAAGGCCGAGATCTTCCAGCGCAAGACCGGACTGGTGCTCGACGCGTACTTCTCCGGCACCAAGGTCCGCTGGCTGCTCGACAACGTCGAGGGTGCCCGCGCGCGCGCCGAGGCCGGTGAACTCGCCTTCGGCACGGTGGACTCCTGGCTGGTGTACAAGCTGACGGGCGGCGAACTGCACATCACGGACGCCACCAACGCCGCCCGCACCCTGATGTACGACATCCACACCGGCCAGTGGGACGACGAGCTGCTGGAGATCCTCGGCGTGCCGCGCGCCATGCTGCCCGAAGTCCGCAACAGCTCCGAGGTGTACGGTCAGACCTCCGCGGGCCTGCTGGGCGCGCAGGTCAGGATCGCCGGCATCGCGGGCGACCAGCACGCCGCGACCTTCGGTCAGGTGTGCCTGACGCCCGGCATGGCCAAGAACACCTACGGCACCGGGTGCTTCATGCTGCTGAACACCGGCGACGACGCCGTCCCCAGCCAGAACAAGCTCCTGACGACCGTCGCGTGGCAGCTGGACGGCAAGCGCACCTACGCGCTGGAAGGCAGCGTGTTCGTGGCGGGCGCCGTGGTGCAGTGGCTGCGCGACGGGCTCGGCATCATCCGCACGAGCGCCGAGGTGGAGACGCTCGCCGCGACGGTGGACGGCAGTGACGGCGTGTACCTCGTGCCCGCCTTCGTGGGCCTGGGCGCCCCGTACTGGGACAGCTACGCGCGCGGCACCATCGTCGGCATGACGCGCGGCACGACCGCCGCCCACATCGCCCGCGCGGCCCTGGAGAGCATCGCCTTCCAGAGTGCGGAACTGCTGGAAGCCATGCAGCAGGACAGCGGCGCGAAACTTCAGGAACTGCGCGTGGACGGCGGCGGCAGCAACAACAACGCCCTGATGCAGTTCCAGGCGGACATCCTGGGCGTGCCGGTCGTGCGGCCCAAGGTCACGGAAACCACGGCGCTCGGCGCGGCGTACCTCGCGGGCCTCGCGGTGGGCTTCTGGAAGGACGAGGCGGAACTGCAGGGCCAGTGGCAGGTGGACCGCCGCTTCGAGCCGAACATGAGTGGTGAAGAACGCAAGAAGCGCATGGACACCTGGAAGCGCGCCGTGAAGCGCAGCATGGAGTGGGAACAGGACGCCTGA
- a CDS encoding DoxX family protein — protein MTTLNPDTTPALRPRPNLGLTVLRVSTGAIFLMHGIQKFFTYTLPGTTGAFTQMGVPLPSVSAPLVAAVELIGGLALILGLGTRIAAALLAVNILVAILIVHLKAGFFSPNGFEFPLALLAASVALALSGGGAASVDRILRRR, from the coding sequence ATGACGACCCTGAACCCAGACACCACCCCCGCCCTGCGCCCCCGCCCCAACCTCGGCCTGACCGTGCTGCGCGTCTCGACCGGCGCGATCTTCCTGATGCACGGCATCCAGAAGTTCTTCACGTACACCCTGCCCGGCACGACCGGCGCCTTCACCCAGATGGGCGTCCCGCTCCCCAGCGTGAGCGCGCCCCTCGTCGCGGCCGTCGAACTGATCGGCGGACTGGCCCTCATCCTGGGCCTCGGCACCCGTATCGCCGCCGCCCTGCTGGCCGTGAACATCCTCGTCGCCATCCTGATCGTGCACCTCAAGGCCGGGTTCTTCTCCCCGAACGGCTTCGAGTTCCCGCTCGCCCTGCTCGCCGCCAGCGTCGCCCTGGCCCTCAGCGGCGGCGGCGCGGCCAGCGTGGACCGCATCCTCAGGCGCCGCTGA